A genomic region of Halobaculum lipolyticum contains the following coding sequences:
- a CDS encoding glycosyltransferase family 2 protein produces MLQTRECPRIDYDRTAMAFEHADYEVVAVPERWSQSSKTPTVVVGIPAYNAAESIGPVVESTLPYADEVVVVDDGSSDETAERARAAGATVVVHERNRGYGGALKTLFKEGASRETAHLVVIDADGQHDPADIPLLVETQRRDGTDIVIGSRYVGERTTRIPFVRAIGLGVINSLTNASLGKLRPSGFIRDTQSGYRAYSRTATRSLASDRAIGNNMGASTDILYHAHRNRFSVAEVETTISYDVANASSQGSLSHGMDLLRNILWTVEYGRPMLVLGAPGAVAWLLGVTGVTWLFLQYVETGEVSFLPVVGAVACTFGGLLVCVTALMMHVLNGHPTMKRLGAEDAR; encoded by the coding sequence GTGTTGCAGACGCGAGAGTGCCCGCGGATCGACTACGACCGAACGGCGATGGCGTTCGAACACGCCGACTACGAGGTCGTCGCGGTCCCCGAACGCTGGAGCCAGTCGTCGAAGACGCCGACCGTGGTCGTCGGCATCCCGGCGTACAACGCCGCCGAGAGCATCGGGCCGGTGGTCGAGAGCACGCTCCCGTACGCGGACGAGGTCGTGGTGGTCGACGACGGGAGCAGCGACGAGACGGCCGAGCGCGCGCGAGCGGCCGGCGCGACGGTGGTCGTCCACGAGCGGAACCGCGGCTACGGGGGTGCACTCAAGACGCTGTTCAAGGAGGGAGCGAGCCGCGAGACGGCGCACCTCGTCGTCATCGACGCCGACGGGCAACACGACCCGGCCGACATCCCCCTCCTCGTCGAAACCCAGCGGCGTGACGGGACGGACATCGTCATCGGGAGCCGGTACGTCGGCGAACGGACGACGCGGATCCCGTTCGTCCGCGCCATCGGACTGGGTGTCATCAACAGCCTCACGAACGCCAGCCTCGGGAAGCTCCGTCCGAGCGGGTTCATCAGGGACACCCAGAGCGGCTATCGCGCGTACAGCCGAACCGCGACGCGGTCGCTCGCGTCGGACCGGGCGATCGGCAACAACATGGGCGCGAGTACGGACATCCTGTATCACGCACACCGGAACCGCTTCAGCGTCGCCGAAGTGGAGACGACGATCTCGTACGACGTCGCCAACGCCAGCTCCCAAGGCTCGCTCTCCCACGGGATGGACCTCCTGCGGAACATCCTGTGGACCGTCGAGTACGGTCGGCCGATGCTCGTGCTCGGGGCACCCGGCGCCGTGGCGTGGCTGTTGGGGGTCACGGGCGTGACGTGGCTGTTCTTGCAGTACGTGGAGACGGGGGAGGTGTCGTTCCTCCCGGTCGTGGGAGCCGTCGCGTGTACGTTCGGCGGGCTGTTGGTGTGCGTCACGGCGTTGATGATGCACGTGTTGAACGGTCACCCGACGATGAAACGGTTGGGCGCCGAGGACGCCCGCTGA
- a CDS encoding DUF1616 domain-containing protein, which produces MAVAGGDETAVPRADLLAVVAGTVLALAVVFTPLGEWRGAALVVGLPFVLVAPGYGLVSALFPRAGETGPGEGDGWLSRLLLSVAGSVMAVAVVGVVLEFTVWGFRREAVVGLLAALTLISTVVAWYRRRAVTPAARAGASGSALRERTRTLVAGDGALGVLLTVLVVVVAAGGVAVVVADTTSSGATTEFYVLGENESGELVAGTYPENVTVGEEATVGIGVGTTRPAGFDGSVVASLERVSVDGEATTVTESQRLGSFDVSVASGETDVRRHTFQPEMAGDRLRLTFRLYERGSESPFRRVQIWIGVTPRA; this is translated from the coding sequence ATGGCAGTCGCCGGAGGGGACGAAACTGCGGTGCCACGGGCGGACTTGCTCGCGGTCGTCGCGGGGACCGTGCTGGCACTCGCCGTCGTGTTCACGCCGCTCGGCGAGTGGCGGGGGGCCGCCCTCGTGGTCGGTCTCCCGTTCGTGCTGGTCGCACCCGGGTACGGACTGGTCTCCGCGCTGTTCCCCCGGGCGGGAGAGACGGGACCGGGCGAGGGGGATGGGTGGCTCTCCCGTCTGTTGTTGAGTGTCGCCGGGAGCGTCATGGCGGTCGCCGTCGTCGGCGTCGTCCTCGAGTTCACCGTCTGGGGGTTTCGACGCGAGGCCGTCGTCGGACTCTTGGCGGCGCTGACACTGATCTCGACGGTCGTGGCGTGGTACCGACGGCGAGCCGTCACGCCCGCCGCTCGCGCGGGAGCGAGCGGCTCGGCGCTGCGGGAACGGACCCGGACGCTCGTCGCCGGCGACGGGGCGCTCGGTGTCCTCCTCACGGTGCTCGTCGTCGTCGTGGCGGCGGGCGGCGTCGCGGTCGTGGTCGCCGATACGACGTCCTCCGGCGCGACGACCGAGTTCTACGTCCTCGGGGAGAACGAGTCGGGGGAGTTGGTCGCCGGAACCTACCCGGAGAACGTGACCGTCGGTGAAGAGGCGACGGTGGGTATCGGGGTCGGTACGACCCGGCCGGCGGGGTTCGACGGCTCCGTCGTCGCCTCGCTCGAACGCGTGTCGGTCGACGGCGAGGCGACGACCGTCACGGAGTCGCAGCGGCTGGGATCGTTCGACGTCTCCGTTGCGTCGGGCGAAACCGACGTCAGACGCCACACGTTCCAGCCGGAGATGGCCGGCGACCGCCTGCGATTGACCTTCAGGCTGTACGAGCGGGGGTCGGAGTCGCCGTTCCGTCGCGTCCAGATCTGGATCGGCGTGACCCCGCGGGCGTGA
- a CDS encoding phytoene desaturase family protein, protein MTGHRFDTAIIGGGVAGMSTAARLQANGRSTVVLEHHDHVGGCAGYYRQDGFAFDVGATTLVDFEPGGVGGQFLEEVGFDPPPIDIQDAYQLQLPDRTVTLYHDQEKWRRERRETFGDDAAHRRFYRFLDRLSETLWELTRGDVKLPIQRPRDLLRNAKAVGLGNVGLVRYLRWTMADALRHFDVYDDVPLRTAIAMLVEDTVHATLEEAPLPNAILGTTIRRAGLGRAEGGMYGFWTALEAQYAGLGGTVETDHTVTEVTGRRGGFRIETDRGGFRAAQVVSAVPINITRALAPTIVGERLDEHVAMLRDHEGGAVVVFLGVPEAEVADRDITHHQILRSYDEPLGGGNNMFVSVSAPGDTTSAPEGYRAVILSTHCEIDPWQGLDDDTYERRKQPVGERLLAGARTVYPDLATNPAVYEVGTPVSYEAFTNRPRGAIGGYRQTLANTNQRAVPQDIGVDGFYLAGDTTWPGLGTVACLKGSEIAAQHVLKR, encoded by the coding sequence ATGACCGGCCACCGGTTCGACACCGCGATCATCGGCGGCGGCGTCGCCGGCATGAGCACCGCTGCCCGCCTGCAGGCGAACGGTCGTTCGACGGTCGTGCTGGAGCACCACGACCACGTCGGCGGCTGTGCCGGATACTATCGCCAGGACGGCTTCGCCTTCGACGTCGGCGCGACCACGCTCGTCGATTTCGAACCGGGCGGCGTGGGCGGCCAGTTCCTCGAGGAGGTCGGGTTCGACCCGCCGCCGATCGACATCCAAGACGCCTACCAGCTCCAGTTGCCCGACCGGACGGTCACGCTCTACCACGACCAGGAGAAGTGGCGACGGGAACGACGCGAGACGTTCGGCGACGATGCGGCCCACCGGCGGTTCTACCGGTTTCTCGATCGCCTCTCGGAGACGCTCTGGGAGCTGACCAGAGGAGACGTGAAACTCCCGATCCAGCGCCCGCGGGACCTTCTCCGGAATGCGAAGGCCGTCGGGCTTGGCAACGTAGGGCTGGTCAGATACCTCCGCTGGACGATGGCGGACGCTCTCAGGCACTTCGACGTCTACGACGACGTGCCGCTTCGCACCGCGATCGCGATGCTCGTCGAGGACACCGTCCACGCGACTCTCGAGGAGGCGCCCTTGCCGAACGCGATCCTCGGAACGACCATTCGGCGTGCCGGGCTCGGCCGCGCGGAGGGCGGGATGTACGGCTTCTGGACCGCCCTCGAAGCCCAGTACGCCGGGCTCGGCGGGACAGTCGAGACCGACCACACGGTGACGGAGGTCACAGGGAGACGAGGGGGGTTCCGGATCGAGACGGACCGGGGGGGGTTTCGGGCGGCTCAGGTGGTGAGCGCGGTCCCGATCAACATCACGCGGGCGCTGGCGCCCACTATCGTCGGAGAGCGTCTGGACGAGCACGTCGCGATGCTCCGGGACCACGAAGGCGGGGCTGTCGTCGTGTTCCTCGGCGTGCCCGAGGCGGAGGTCGCCGACCGGGACATCACGCACCACCAGATTCTGCGGTCGTACGACGAGCCGCTCGGAGGCGGGAACAACATGTTCGTCTCCGTGTCCGCTCCCGGGGATACGACGAGCGCCCCCGAGGGGTATCGGGCGGTGATCCTCTCGACACACTGTGAGATCGACCCTTGGCAGGGTCTCGACGACGACACCTACGAGCGTCGGAAGCAGCCGGTTGGCGAGCGGTTGCTCGCCGGCGCCCGGACGGTGTATCCGGACCTCGCGACGAACCCGGCCGTGTACGAAGTAGGAACGCCCGTGAGCTACGAGGCGTTCACGAACCGTCCCCGGGGTGCGATCGGCGGCTACCGACAGACGCTGGCGAACACGAACCAGCGTGCCGTACCGCAGGACATCGGGGTGGACGGGTTCTACCTCGCGGGAGACACGACCTGGCCGGGGCTCGGCACGGTCGCTTGTCTGAAGGGGAGCGAAATCGCAGCCCAACACGTGCTGAAGCGGTAG
- a CDS encoding b(o/a)3-type cytochrome-c oxidase subunit 1 — translation MATGHPDDRATRSEEEYVETEDGTRRRRAFVDRYPDAAQIVRICLGISFVAFAGGALFGLIQALHRTNVLRILPSSDYYTILTGHGVLMVLVFTTFGIAGLFQWATTRSLGVSPPSSRLSAAWLSTMVLGTLLAGGTILAGLFDAVPASADVLFTFYAPLEAHPLFYVGAALLIVGSWLAGASYFLQYREWRSAHPDARIPLQTFMVLTTMLLWYISTLGVAIEVVVFLIPWSLGLVQQVDPLLTRTLFWYFGHPVVYFWLLPAYLIWYTVLPKLSGGRLFSDPLARVVFVLFLILSTPVGFHHQYTDPGIASGYKFVAMTNTMFLLLPSLLTLFTVVASMEHGARQRGGTGYLGWLKALPWERPAFAGIALSGIMFAAGGFSGMINAGMNINYLIHNTLWVPGHFHLTVGTAFALTLMAVSYWLVPQVTGKRLQWRGMAALQPYVWFVGMVLMSNAMHRAGLAGIPRRTAEPQYDQFSFQAVVGSVAEMRVQIAIGGTLLFVGAVMFLAVMLATWTLGQPNSQLRVNGVLPEPMSGADDSPRVLDNLKLWVAIAVVLVALAYGLPLFDMVADGIFVPGSPPVPV, via the coding sequence ATGGCGACTGGACATCCGGACGACAGGGCGACGCGTAGCGAGGAGGAGTACGTCGAGACCGAGGACGGCACCCGGCGCCGCCGCGCGTTCGTCGACCGTTACCCGGACGCGGCACAGATCGTCCGGATCTGTCTCGGCATCTCCTTCGTCGCGTTCGCGGGGGGCGCCCTGTTCGGGCTGATCCAAGCGCTCCACCGGACGAACGTGCTCCGGATCCTGCCGTCGTCGGACTACTACACGATCTTGACCGGGCACGGGGTGTTGATGGTGCTGGTGTTCACCACGTTCGGCATCGCCGGCCTGTTCCAGTGGGCCACCACCCGGAGCCTCGGCGTGTCGCCGCCGAGTTCGAGGCTCTCGGCGGCGTGGCTGTCGACGATGGTGCTCGGGACGCTGTTGGCCGGCGGCACCATCCTCGCGGGGCTGTTCGACGCGGTCCCCGCGAGCGCGGACGTCCTGTTCACCTTCTACGCGCCGCTGGAAGCCCACCCGCTGTTCTACGTGGGCGCGGCGCTGTTGATCGTCGGATCGTGGCTCGCTGGCGCGAGCTACTTCCTCCAGTACCGCGAGTGGCGCTCGGCGCACCCGGACGCGCGCATCCCCCTGCAGACGTTCATGGTGTTGACGACGATGCTGCTGTGGTACATCTCGACGCTCGGGGTCGCCATCGAGGTCGTCGTCTTCCTCATCCCGTGGTCGCTGGGTCTCGTCCAGCAGGTCGACCCGCTGCTCACGCGCACGCTGTTCTGGTACTTCGGCCACCCGGTCGTGTACTTCTGGCTGCTGCCGGCGTACCTGATCTGGTACACCGTGTTGCCGAAGCTGTCGGGCGGGCGGCTGTTCAGCGACCCGCTCGCGCGGGTGGTGTTCGTGCTGTTCCTCATCCTCTCGACGCCGGTCGGCTTCCACCACCAGTACACCGACCCGGGGATCGCCTCGGGCTACAAGTTCGTCGCGATGACGAACACGATGTTCCTGCTGTTACCGTCGCTGCTGACGCTGTTCACCGTCGTCGCCAGCATGGAGCACGGCGCCCGCCAGCGCGGCGGCACCGGCTACCTCGGCTGGCTCAAGGCGCTGCCGTGGGAGCGGCCGGCGTTCGCGGGCATCGCCCTCTCGGGCATCATGTTCGCGGCCGGGGGCTTCTCGGGGATGATCAACGCGGGGATGAACATCAACTACCTCATCCACAACACGCTGTGGGTGCCGGGGCACTTCCACCTCACCGTCGGGACGGCGTTCGCGCTCACGCTGATGGCCGTCTCCTACTGGCTCGTCCCGCAGGTGACCGGCAAGCGCCTCCAGTGGCGGGGGATGGCCGCGCTGCAGCCGTACGTGTGGTTCGTCGGGATGGTGCTCATGTCGAACGCGATGCACCGCGCCGGCCTCGCGGGCATCCCGCGCCGGACGGCCGAGCCGCAGTACGACCAGTTCAGCTTCCAGGCGGTCGTGGGCAGCGTCGCGGAGATGCGCGTCCAGATCGCCATCGGCGGCACGCTGCTGTTCGTCGGTGCCGTGATGTTCCTCGCGGTGATGCTGGCCACGTGGACGTTGGGGCAGCCGAACAGCCAACTCCGGGTGAACGGGGTCCTCCCCGAGCCGATGTCGGGCGCCGACGACTCCCCCCGCGTGCTCGACAACCTGAAGCTGTGGGTCGCGATCGCCGTCGTCCTGGTCGCGCTCGCGTACGGGCTACCGCTGTTCGACATGGTCGCGGACGGGATCTTCGTCCCGGGAAGCCCCCCGGTTCCCGTCTGA
- a CDS encoding cytochrome c oxidase subunit II — MHVHRFEKLWFGASLVLIVAFIGTIVYGAVGPGVAMVGDDGGTIDPDVVANGNYERADNFRAPGVYESSDGDGVDVYIVARQYLFDPGTAEPIEVPRGAEVTFHVTAADVTHGFNLAGTNVNTMVIPGQVATFDVTFEETGEYGIVCHEYCGSGHHTMEGQLHVVAPSQFDATAEGEN, encoded by the coding sequence ATGCACGTCCACCGATTCGAGAAACTCTGGTTCGGCGCATCGCTCGTCCTGATCGTGGCGTTCATCGGGACCATCGTCTACGGCGCGGTCGGTCCCGGCGTCGCCATGGTCGGCGACGACGGCGGCACGATCGACCCCGACGTCGTCGCGAACGGGAACTACGAGCGGGCGGACAACTTCCGCGCGCCCGGGGTGTACGAGTCGAGCGACGGCGACGGCGTCGACGTGTACATCGTCGCGCGACAGTACCTGTTCGACCCCGGCACCGCGGAACCGATCGAGGTCCCACGGGGTGCGGAGGTGACGTTCCACGTCACGGCCGCCGACGTGACACACGGGTTCAACCTCGCCGGGACGAACGTCAACACGATGGTGATCCCGGGGCAGGTCGCCACCTTCGACGTCACCTTCGAGGAGACCGGGGAGTACGGCATCGTCTGTCACGAGTACTGCGGGAGCGGCCACCACACGATGGAGGGACAGCTGCACGTCGTGGCGCCGTCGCAGTTCGACGCGACCGCGGAGGGTGAGAACTGA
- a CDS encoding halocyanin domain-containing protein, whose product MPLPHTDPGGPTRRHVLAAGAAAATGALLGGTAPAAAQSGTDFGGWFDGVANYDGVVDRTGQSEVTVEVGVENGDGPYGFGPAAIRVDPGTTVTWEWNGQGGSHNVVAEDGSFESELVAEAGHTFSHTFESEGQFTYYCQPHEALGMKGAVVVGGGSSVSEPDFGGWFDGVANYSETVDRRGESEVAVEVGVENGDGPYGFGPASVRVDPGTTVTWEWNGQGGSHNVVAEDGSFESELVAEGGHTFSHTFESEGVSTYYCQPHEALGMKGAVVVGDVSGSGGGGGGDGGDESSESGGGLSALVPDDFVGWLAVVFGGTMFLAVASVLGSEAYTEYRDHVAAESQYVRETPVEATDEAAAVELDEGYDPVGTAALVVGYFLLISALWAFMYFVEYIGGPTITG is encoded by the coding sequence ATGCCATTGCCGCACACCGATCCGGGCGGGCCGACCCGACGGCACGTGTTGGCCGCCGGGGCAGCGGCCGCGACCGGGGCGCTCCTCGGCGGCACCGCGCCCGCCGCGGCCCAGTCCGGCACCGACTTCGGCGGCTGGTTCGACGGCGTCGCCAACTACGACGGCGTCGTCGACCGGACGGGACAGTCGGAGGTGACCGTCGAGGTCGGCGTCGAGAACGGCGACGGGCCGTACGGCTTCGGGCCGGCCGCGATCCGGGTCGACCCCGGGACGACCGTCACGTGGGAGTGGAACGGACAGGGCGGCTCGCACAACGTCGTCGCCGAGGACGGCTCCTTCGAGTCCGAACTGGTCGCCGAAGCCGGCCACACGTTCAGCCACACCTTCGAGTCGGAGGGGCAGTTCACGTACTACTGCCAACCGCACGAGGCGCTCGGCATGAAGGGTGCCGTCGTCGTCGGCGGCGGTTCGTCGGTGTCGGAGCCGGACTTCGGCGGTTGGTTCGACGGCGTCGCCAACTACTCCGAGACGGTCGACCGTCGGGGCGAGTCGGAGGTGGCCGTCGAGGTCGGCGTCGAGAACGGCGACGGCCCGTACGGCTTCGGCCCGGCGTCCGTCCGCGTCGACCCGGGGACCACGGTCACGTGGGAGTGGAACGGACAGGGCGGCTCGCACAACGTCGTCGCCGAGGACGGCTCCTTCGAGTCCGAACTGGTCGCGGAGGGCGGCCACACGTTCTCCCACACGTTCGAGAGCGAGGGCGTCTCGACGTACTACTGCCAGCCGCACGAGGCGCTCGGCATGAAAGGCGCCGTCGTCGTCGGCGACGTCAGCGGGAGCGGCGGCGGCGGTGGGGGCGACGGCGGCGACGAGTCGTCGGAGTCCGGAGGCGGACTCTCGGCGCTCGTCCCCGACGACTTCGTCGGCTGGCTCGCGGTCGTGTTCGGCGGGACGATGTTCCTCGCCGTCGCGAGCGTCCTCGGGAGCGAGGCGTACACCGAGTACCGAGACCACGTGGCCGCCGAGTCGCAGTACGTCCGGGAGACGCCGGTCGAGGCGACCGACGAGGCGGCGGCGGTCGAACTCGACGAGGGGTACGACCCCGTCGGGACGGCCGCGCTCGTCGTGGGGTACTTCCTGCTGATCTCCGCGCTGTGGGCCTTCATGTACTTCGTCGAGTACATCGGCGGTCCGACCATCACTGGGTGA
- a CDS encoding sulfite exporter TauE/SafE family protein: MVAGLAGAVELGAFVLVGLLGGAHCLGMCGPLVTAYAGPSTDDGGRVTLHDVRQQGLLTFGRVGTYALVGAGLGALGGAAVSGGSLFAGADLVRGVAGVVAGVVVVVVGAGYLRGRPLDPGSVPIPGVSTAFARIARVAGERADEWADGPRIALLGSVHALLPCPLLYPAYLYAFARGSPAAGALALGALGVGTAPAMVGYATVIGSVPASVRGRVHRALGGAFVILGLLPLLHGLGLLGVPVPMVHLPQYAEVPAP; the protein is encoded by the coding sequence ATGGTCGCTGGCCTCGCCGGTGCCGTCGAACTGGGAGCGTTCGTCCTCGTCGGACTGCTCGGCGGCGCACACTGTCTGGGGATGTGCGGGCCGCTCGTGACGGCGTACGCCGGGCCGTCGACCGACGACGGCGGCCGGGTGACGCTCCACGACGTCCGCCAACAGGGGCTGCTCACCTTCGGCCGCGTCGGGACGTACGCCCTCGTCGGCGCGGGTCTCGGCGCGCTCGGGGGCGCCGCCGTCTCCGGCGGGAGTCTGTTCGCGGGCGCCGACCTCGTGCGCGGCGTCGCCGGCGTCGTCGCCGGCGTGGTGGTCGTGGTCGTGGGTGCGGGCTACCTCCGGGGGCGTCCGCTCGACCCCGGTTCGGTCCCGATCCCCGGCGTCTCGACGGCGTTCGCCCGGATCGCGCGGGTCGCCGGCGAACGGGCCGACGAGTGGGCCGACGGGCCGCGGATCGCGCTGCTCGGCTCGGTCCACGCGCTGTTGCCGTGTCCCCTGTTGTACCCGGCGTACCTGTACGCCTTCGCGCGCGGGTCGCCCGCGGCGGGCGCGCTCGCGCTCGGGGCGCTCGGGGTCGGCACGGCGCCCGCGATGGTCGGCTACGCGACCGTGATCGGGTCCGTCCCGGCGTCCGTCCGCGGGCGCGTCCACCGCGCGCTCGGCGGCGCGTTCGTGATCTTGGGGCTGCTCCCGCTGTTGCACGGTCTCGGTCTCCTCGGGGTCCCGGTCCCGATGGTGCACCTCCCGCAGTACGCTGAGGTGCCGGCGCCGTGA
- a CDS encoding DUF7546 family protein, whose translation MQTGASARDPVRDAVPGRGARSGPPDGRTRVGRPVRARAGVPRDDRGGVASPRTMAVPVVWVTAAVVGVCHAERPESAADVRAVAAVVGVAYGVGLAWVTGAVAPPAGAAGGLDVLLLPPWWGPLVRYDGASVSVFLFPYRAVGYAALAYLVSLAVRDVAASGRSAAVGGLVALGSCAGCALPLVAGVASVLGGAGVGVGAAVAGETYLFATVAYVLSVAVLTARPTIE comes from the coding sequence GTGCAGACGGGGGCGAGCGCCCGTGACCCGGTTCGCGACGCGGTTCCGGGTCGGGGCGCCCGCAGCGGTCCTCCGGACGGCCGTACTCGCGTTGGGCGCCCAGTCCGCGCTCGCGCTGGCGTACCTCGCGACGACCGAGGCGGGGTCGCGTCGCCGCGAACGATGGCGGTCCCGGTCGTCTGGGTCACCGCGGCTGTCGTCGGGGTGTGCCACGCCGAACGGCCCGAGTCGGCGGCCGACGTCAGGGCGGTCGCCGCGGTCGTCGGGGTCGCCTACGGTGTCGGGCTGGCGTGGGTCACCGGCGCCGTGGCACCGCCGGCGGGGGCGGCGGGCGGGCTGGACGTCCTGTTGCTCCCCCCGTGGTGGGGACCGCTGGTTCGGTACGACGGAGCTTCCGTCTCGGTGTTCCTGTTCCCCTACCGCGCGGTCGGCTACGCGGCGCTGGCGTACCTCGTCTCGCTGGCCGTCCGCGACGTCGCCGCCTCCGGCAGGTCCGCCGCCGTCGGCGGACTGGTCGCGCTCGGCTCCTGTGCCGGGTGCGCGCTCCCGCTCGTCGCCGGGGTCGCGAGCGTGCTCGGGGGCGCGGGGGTCGGCGTCGGAGCCGCCGTCGCGGGCGAGACGTACCTGTTCGCGACGGTCGCGTACGTGCTGTCCGTGGCCGTGTTGACCGCCCGGCCGACCATCGAGTGA
- a CDS encoding helix-turn-helix domain-containing protein, with product MPDSMSEQLQQDMECEGLLECFHGLKQLDKDCFRVLVDAGEPLTIDEVAEAVDRERSTAYRSVQRLLSAGFIQKEQINYDQGGYYHVYRPTDPSQIADDMQRMLNDWYAKMGQLIGEFETKYEQREPSRPSAES from the coding sequence ATGCCGGATTCGATGTCCGAACAACTCCAGCAGGACATGGAGTGCGAGGGTCTCCTCGAGTGCTTCCACGGGCTGAAGCAGCTCGACAAGGACTGCTTCAGAGTGCTGGTCGACGCCGGGGAACCGCTCACCATCGACGAGGTCGCCGAGGCGGTCGACCGCGAACGCTCCACCGCGTACCGGTCGGTGCAGCGGTTGCTCTCGGCGGGGTTCATCCAGAAGGAGCAGATCAACTACGATCAGGGCGGCTACTACCACGTGTATCGGCCGACCGACCCCTCGCAGATCGCCGACGACATGCAGCGGATGCTCAACGACTGGTACGCGAAGATGGGACAGCTCATCGGCGAGTTCGAGACCAAGTACGAGCAGCGCGAGCCGTCGCGGCCGTCGGCCGAGAGCTGA
- a CDS encoding MBL fold metallo-hydrolase, which produces MNPDDFPTPDVEAETVAPAELKARIDAGESVTLLDARMASDYEEWRIDGDAVESINVPYFEFLDDEIDEDVLDRIPADREVTVLCAKGGASGFVAGALAERGYDVNHLEDGMNGWARIYERVPVTGYDGPGALYQYQRPSSGCLGYLLVDGDEAAVIDPLRAFTDRYLDDADELGADLLYAFDTHVHADHVSGVRELDAAGVEGVIPEPAVDRGITYADRVTLAADGDEFRVGDAVVEAVYTPGHTTGMTSYLLGDSLLATGDGLFVESVARPDLEEGDDGAPEAARMLYESLHERVLSLPDDTLVGGAHFSDAAVPADDGTYVAPVGDLTERMAALSMDEDAFVETVLADMPPRPANYEDIIATNLGQRTADDEEAFTLELGPNNCAASQESLADD; this is translated from the coding sequence ATGAACCCAGACGACTTCCCGACGCCCGACGTCGAGGCCGAGACCGTCGCTCCCGCGGAACTGAAAGCGCGGATCGACGCCGGCGAGTCGGTCACGCTGCTCGACGCGCGCATGGCGTCCGACTACGAGGAGTGGCGCATCGACGGCGACGCCGTCGAGTCGATCAACGTGCCGTACTTCGAGTTCCTCGACGACGAGATCGACGAGGACGTGCTCGACCGGATCCCCGCCGACCGCGAGGTCACGGTGCTGTGCGCCAAAGGCGGCGCCAGCGGGTTCGTCGCCGGCGCGCTCGCCGAGCGCGGCTACGACGTGAACCACCTCGAGGACGGCATGAACGGCTGGGCGCGCATCTACGAGCGTGTCCCGGTCACGGGGTACGACGGTCCCGGGGCGCTGTACCAGTATCAGCGCCCCTCGTCGGGCTGTCTCGGCTACCTGCTCGTCGACGGCGACGAGGCGGCCGTGATCGACCCGCTCCGGGCGTTCACCGACCGCTACCTCGACGACGCCGACGAACTGGGCGCGGACCTCCTGTACGCGTTCGACACCCACGTCCACGCCGACCACGTCTCCGGCGTCCGCGAACTCGACGCCGCGGGCGTCGAGGGCGTGATCCCCGAGCCGGCCGTCGACCGCGGGATCACGTACGCGGACCGCGTGACGCTCGCGGCCGACGGCGACGAGTTCCGCGTCGGCGACGCCGTCGTCGAAGCGGTGTACACGCCCGGCCACACGACCGGGATGACCTCCTACCTCCTCGGCGACAGCCTCCTCGCCACCGGCGACGGGCTGTTCGTCGAGAGCGTCGCCCGCCCCGACCTCGAGGAGGGCGACGACGGTGCCCCCGAGGCCGCCCGGATGCTGTACGAGTCGCTGCACGAGCGCGTCCTCTCGCTCCCCGACGACACGCTCGTCGGCGGCGCCCACTTCAGCGACGCCGCGGTGCCGGCCGACGACGGCACGTACGTCGCCCCGGTCGGTGACCTGACGGAGCGCATGGCCGCGCTCTCGATGGACGAGGACGCCTTCGTCGAGACGGTGCTGGCGGACATGCCGCCCCGGCCCGCCAACTACGAGGACATCATCGCGACGAACCTCGGCCAGCGAACCGCCGACGACGAGGAGGCGTTCACCCTCGAACTCGGTCCCAACAACTGCGCGGCGAGTCAGGAGTCGCTCGCCGACGACTGA
- a CDS encoding YeeE/YedE family protein, giving the protein MIDPLPIQLLAEFFPNGVARYAIGGLLVGLGASIVYLGTGISAGASTFLESTLSYVSGRSRFQQYVSSRDWRVVFTGGIVAGAAVYSLTSGDALQYTTAVQPWRLFVGGVLVGVGTRVGKGCTSGHGICGVGSASRTSLVGVATFLLVAIGVAQVVAALGVSP; this is encoded by the coding sequence ATGATCGATCCGCTCCCCATCCAACTGCTCGCCGAGTTCTTCCCGAACGGGGTCGCACGCTACGCGATCGGCGGCCTGCTCGTCGGACTCGGCGCGAGTATCGTCTACCTCGGCACCGGCATCAGCGCCGGGGCGAGCACGTTCCTCGAGTCGACGCTGTCGTACGTCTCGGGGCGCTCGCGGTTCCAACAGTACGTCTCCTCGCGCGACTGGCGCGTGGTGTTCACGGGCGGGATCGTCGCCGGCGCGGCGGTCTACTCGCTCACGTCGGGCGACGCGCTCCAGTACACGACCGCGGTCCAACCGTGGCGGCTGTTCGTCGGCGGCGTCCTCGTCGGCGTCGGCACGCGCGTCGGCAAGGGCTGTACGTCGGGCCACGGGATCTGCGGCGTCGGGTCGGCGTCGCGGACCTCGCTCGTCGGCGTCGCCACCTTCCTGCTGGTCGCCATCGGCGTCGCACAGGTCGTCGCCGCCCTCGGGGTGAGTCCCTGA